The Bacteroidota bacterium genome contains the following window.
AACCATTTTTGATCCGGAATTTGATTCATATTCCATTTCGTTTTTCCCTCCCCCAACACTTGGAATTATTGTAGCAAATTTAGTTTCTGTTGGCCTGGATTCTTGTTTTATTTATTATCCGGATTCCAATGCATTTGGACAAGATATAATAAATATAATTATTTGTGATACTACTGGATTATGTGATACAACAGTGATATATGTTGATATTTTAGCTATTAATGATAAACCAATAGCTCTGCCAATAGAAAAACAAACCGAAATGAATACGAAGCTAACTTTTTCTATAATGCCATACGTGATTGACGAAGAGGATATTAAAAATTTAAATATTACCTTAGGGGATGATTTAAGTTTAGTGTCATTAGGTACTTTTGGTACAGTTGATGAAAACCTTGATGTAACTTTTACCCCCGATTTGGATATGGTAGGACAAGTAAATATAACTTATTCTGCTTGCGATAACGATCCATTTGCACAAAAATGCGATAATAGTACTATTACAATTGACCTAGGATCTGGCGTAGATTTATTAACAATTCCAAATGGTATATCGCCAAACGGAGATGGATTGAATGACCTATTTGTAATAAAAAATTTAGTTGAAGATGGAGCAAACAATCCAAAGTATATAGATGGAATTTATGGCAATTATTTGACAATTTTTAATAGATGGGGAAATATTGTATATGAGTTAGAAAACTATCCTCCAGATTTAGATGTAAGCCAATATTGGGGAGGTCAATATATAGAAGCAAGCATTAAGGATAAAGCTAATAAAACAATAGTTCCTGAAGGAACATATTTTTATATAATTACGTTCTATACAGATGCAAATAAACAATCTAACAGAACAATAACAGGATATTTAATACTAAAATACTGATGCAAAAACAAATTCATATAAATTTTTTTACTAAATTTTCCATACTGATTAGCATTTGTTTGTTATTATTTTGTAGTAACGATTCAGTAGCACAAAATTTTTACCGCTATTCAAATCCCGAAGCAAATGAATTATCTATTAATCCTGCTTATACAGGAATTGGGAAAGGAACACTAATAAAATTTGTTAGTAGAAGACAATGGCTTAATATCGAAGGTGCACCTAAAAGTAGCATTTTTTCTTACGATACTCCTATGAAAAATAGTGGCTGGAGTGTTATGCTCATTAGTGATAATATATCAATTAAAAAAGACCTTGGAATATATGGAAGCTTTGCTCATCATTTGAAGTATAAGTTTACAAATATTTCATTCGGTGCACAATTGGGAGTATTAAACAAAAATGTTCAAATGTCTAATCTAACTTTATTAAGTGAGATTGATCCTACATTTAATAATGGTTTAGATGTAAATGCCTATGCCTTCAATGTTGGTGTAGGTTTACTCCTTCATAATGAATATTATCATTTAGGACTTTCTATACCTCGATTTTTGGGAAATGAATATCCAGGTATTGAAGATAATGGAATGTTTGCACTTTACATCAAAACTTTACACTACCATTTTACTGCTGGAGCAAAAATCAAGTATAAAGACAAATTTTCCATAAATCCTACACTTATCTACAGAAATATTCAAGGAACTCCAAAACATTGGTCTATGCTTACAAATGCCTATTTTAAAGGTGGTTTTAATCTTGGAATAGGAATACATTCGTTCGATTCATTTATTTTTATGGCTGGCTATACATATAAGAAAGTACTGAATATTAATGGAGCTTGGGATGTAACTTTTTCAAGGATAAGTCCAAGTTCTACTCCTTTTTCTTTTGAATTAGTATTAAGTTATTTAATAATTTCGAAACAAGAGCGTTTCGTTTCTCCAAGATATTTCTAATAAAAATTTTAAATAAAAAATGAAAATAATTAGATATATAATAATAGTACTTTTAATCATAAGCGGATCCTATTTTTCCTTCGGACAAAAAAGACAATTAAAAAAAGCAAACTATTTTTATAGCAATTATGAATATACAAAAGCTATAAAGTTCTACAAAGACTATGTTTCACAAAAGCACGACATAAAAGCTATTATCAATCTTGCAAATTGTTATAGGCTAACCGGCAATACTATTGAAGCAGAACGACTATACGATATAGTTGTCAAATCAAAAGAAGCTCTACCATTACACTTATTCTATTTTGCAGAAGTTTTAAAGAAAAATGAAAAATATATAGATGCGAAAAACAGATATCTTGAATATTATGCAGCAGTTCCTGAAGATAAAAATGTTAAAGAATTAATAAAATCATGCGAGATATTTGAAGAATATATTACTGACACAGCAATGTATAAAATATATAATCTGAACATAAATACACCACAGTCAGATTTTGCTCCAGCCTTTTATAACAAAGGTTTGGTTTATGTTTCGTCCAGACTTCAAGACAATCAATCAGAAAAAAACTATGGTTGGTTAGATGAACCATTCCTTGACATATTTTATTCAAAAAGTGGATTTAAGGATAAGTATAGAGAACCTGTTAGTTTGGCTATTGGTTCTGTAAATGCAAGATTTCATGAAGGTCCTGTTGCATTCACCAACAACGAAGAAACTATTTATTTTACAAGAAGCAGTTATATGAATGACAAAACACATTCGAGCATATCTGGTGAAAATACTCTAAACATTTATAAAGGATCCAAGAAGGACAACATTTGGACAGATATCCAAATATTTGAATTTAATAGCGATGAAAGCAATATTGGCCATCCTGCCTTATCAAAAGATGGCAAAAAAATATATTTTATATCAGATATGCCAGGCGGATTTGGCGGAACAGATATTTATGTGAGCCAAAAACTCGGTTTTATATGGACAAAACCTGTAAACCTTGGTAGCGAAATAAACACTGCTGGCAATGAGATGTTCCCATTTATTCATAATGAAGGTAGCTTATATTTTTCATCAGACGGTCATGGAGGATTAGGAGGATTAGATATTTTTGTTTCAAGTTTTAATGGATTTAAATGGGAGCCACCAAGAAACATGCGAACCCCATTTAATTCTTCGAAGGACGATTTTTCATACATTATAAACTCTGATAACAATGAAGGTTTTTTTGCATCTAACAGAGATGGAGGAAAGGGAGGAGATGATATTTACCATTTTATTAGAAATACCGATGCCTTAAATATTTTACGCGGAATTGTAGTTAATGCAGCCAATGGACAACCAATCAATGATGTAAAAGTTATATTGAAAGATTTTGTTACATCAGACAAATTAAATAAATCTGATGTAGATGGAAAGTTTAATTTTTTAATTGAACCGAATACCGATTATAAAATAATAGTTTCAAAGGATGGATATAATACAAAAACTGTTGTACACTATTCCGATGAAAACAAAAATATTAAAGAACCATTTTATCAAATTGAATTAGAGTCAGCTATTTGGCTAAACTTAGAAGGAAAAGTTTCTAATTATGAATCCAAAAAACCTATTGGACAAGTTACCATCCAATTAGAAAATAAAACTTATGGTATAACAAGCGAAATGGTAACAGGCAACGACGGCGAATTTGAATTTGGTTTAGACCCCGAATCACAATATGTAATAGTTCTACTTAAAGATGGCTATTTTACCGAACGAGAAAATCTTTCGACAATGGGAAAAATGGAATCAGAAATTTTCCGCTTCGATTTATTTCTCGGATTGCGACCCATTGACATGGAATCAACCATGGAGTTAAAGAATATATTTTATTCGCTGAATAGTTGGGAGTTAAATAGTAGCTCTAAAACAGAATGCGAAATACTTGTTGAATTATTAAGCAACAATCCAACTATATCTATAGAGCTCCAATCACACACTGATTCAAGAGGGAGCGATTCTTTTAATAAAGAACTATCTCAAAAAAGAGCCCAATCTGTAGTAGATTATGTAGTATCAAGAGGAATTGCAAGAAGCAGATTAGTACCAAAAGGTTATGGAGAAACTCGCTTAAGAAACCATTGTTCGAATGACATATTATGCCCTGATAAACTTCACCAACAAAACAGAAGAACAGAATTTGTAATAATTGGGCAATAATATTATTAAATCATTTTTTCATATTCTTAGAACTTTTGAAATAATAAGCTTATTTCAAAATTAAGATATCTTATTCATAAGTTTAATATCCAATATTTTCTGAGCACAATATCAGGCTTTTAGTGTCCAAAAATTAAATTGTACAAAACTAATATTTAGTTATAGTTTTGTACAAAAAATGAATATAATTTTTGATACAAATTTGAATGAAACAATATATAGATTTATTAAAGCATGTTTTAGACAAAGGAATAAATAAGGGAGACCGAACCGGTACAGGTACAAAAAGCGTTTTTGGATACCAAATGCGTTTTGATTTGCAAAAAGGCTTTCCACTTCTTACCACAAAAAAATTACACTTACGCTCTATTATTTACGAATTATTGTGGTTTTTTTCAGGAAATACAAATATTAAATATCTGAATGACAATAAAGTAAAAATTTGGAACGAGTGGGCAGATAATAATGGAGATTTAGGAAAAATTTATGGCTACCAGTGGCGTTCATGGTCTTGCCCCGAAAATAAACATATCGACCAAATTTCAAATTTGATTGAAGAACTTAAAAGTAATCCAAATTCAAGAAGACATATTGTGAGTGCCTGGAATGTAGGCGATTTGGATAATATGGCTTTACCTCCGTGTCATATCATTTTTCAATTTTATGTTGCCAACAATAAATTGTCGTGCCAACTCTATCAGCGAAGTGCCGATATTTTTTTAGGTGTTCCATTCAATGTAGCGTCTTATGCTATGCTCACTATGATGATTGCGCAAGTTTGCAACTACGAATTGGGCGAGTTTATTCATACTTTTGGCGATGCCCACATTTATCTCAATCATCTTGAACAAGCAAAGATGCAAATTTCAAGATCTCCACGACATCTACCTTCAATGAAAATAAACAAAAAGGTAAATAATATTTTTGAATTTAAATACGAAGATTTTAATTTAGAAAATTACGATCCTCATCCTCACATAAGAGCTGATATTTCAATTTGATTCGAAATGAGAAAACGTCAATTGAAACAACACAATTTTCAAAACTTCAAATTCCCAACTTATGAAAAATATATCAATTATAGTAGCTGCCGCAGAAAACAATGCAATTGGAAAAGACAATAAATTGCTATGTTATATTTTCGACGACTTGAAAAGATTCAAGCAATTAACCACAGGGCACAAAATTCTTATGGGAAAAAAAACCTATGAATCCTTACCAAAAGGTGCTCTGCCAAATCGTACGAACATTGTTATTACAGACTCTGCAAATGAAAAAATTGAAGGTTGCGTAATGGCATATTCCATTACAGAAGCCATTGAGCTTTGCGATGACACGAAAGAAAATTTTATTATCGGTGGTGGCTCAATATATTCTCAATTTATGGAACATGCCAATAAATTGTATATCACCAGAATCCATAAGTCCTTTGATGCAGATACTTTTTTCCCGGAAATAAATCATAATGATTGGAATCTTTGCTCGACAGAAAGCTATGAAGCAAGTGAAAAAAACGAATGCGATTATTCTTATCTCATTTATGAAAGAAAAAATAAGATGATATAATCTTTGCACGAATCTAAATATTTGCAAAAACTCAGGGAAGGTAAATCAAATTTTGATTGCTCAATTTCAAAATTTTAGACATGAAATATATCACAAATCTAAGTTGCCGTTTTAACCAAATTTCAATTCTGTTTTGCCTTATAATAATTCTAAGCATTTTCTCACTGCAGGGACAGACCGGAATATTAAAAGGAAAAATTACAAACCAAAACAAGGAAGTATTATCTTATGCCAGCGTTTTTATTAAGAAAATTGGTGTAGGTTCAGTTTCAAGTATTGATGGGAATTATGCAATAAAAATTCCGTATGGGGAAAACGAAATTGAGTTTAGTATTCTTGGCTATAAAAGGCAGCGCATTTTCATAGAAATTGAAAAAGATACAAGCATATTAAATATTTCATTAGATAAAGAAACTTATATTTTGCCAGAAATTGTTGTTGGACTTAATGAAGATCCAGCCTTTGAAATGATTCGGCAAGCTATAAAAGCTCGCGAAAAAAATTTATTAGCTAGTGGAACCTTCGAAGCCAATATCTACTCAAAAGGAATTTACAAACTCGAACATGTTTCAGACAGTGCATTAGGAAAAGCTCTATTCGACAGCACACATACAAAAGAAGAGGCACTTGGGATAATTTATCTTTCTGAGGCAGAATCGAAATTCAGTTTGAAATACCCAAATAAAATCAAAGAAGAAATTGTTTCCTCGAAAGTGAGTGGCGACAGCAAAGGCTTTAGTTTCAATTTCAGCTCGTTCATAAATATCAATTTGTACAGAAACTTGGTTGTAATACCATTCGACATGTCTTATCGAGGTTTTGTTTCGCCTATTTCAAGTAGTGCTATGATGTATTATCGCTATCGCTTGGTAGGTTCGTTTATCGATGGAGATTTTTTAGTACATAAAATTGAGTTACGCCCGAAACGCAAAATTGACAGAATATTTCATGGCTATTTTTATCTCGTAGAAGGATTGTGGTGTATTCATAGTGCCGACTTAATAATTACTGAAGATGCAGAAATTGATTTTATTGACAGTATAAGAATAAATCAGGAATTTCATGCAGCAAACGACAGCATGTGGGCACTTCAAACTCAAAACTACAATTTCGATTTTTCGTTCAATTTGTTTGGAATAGAAGCAGAATTTAATGGTCATTATTTGACAATTTTTAATGAATACAATTGGGAACCTAATTTTGGTAAGAATTTTTTCGACGACGAACTTTTGAAAATTGATTTTGAATCTAATAAAAAGGACTCTTCATATTGGGATAAAAACCGTCCTGTTCCGCTCAGCGAAGAAGAAATAGAAAATTACATTGAATTTGACAGTGTAGAGCAACGAATAAGTTCAAAAGAGTATCTGGATTCGATAGACATGAAAAACAATAAATTCAAAATTTGGAATTATTTAAGAAAAAAATATACATATCGAGATAGATATCATAAATGGAAATTAGCTATAGGAAGTCCAATTCAGGATGTTGCATTTAATACAGTTCAGGGAGTAAGGTTAAAAATCCCGTTAAATTTCAAACAGGAATTTGAGAAAGAAGAATTTTATAAGCATGATTTTGATTTTTCTTATGGATTCTCAAATAAATTGTTCGGTTTTAATAGCTTTTCGGAATATTTTTACGAACGAAACTCTTTTGCAAAATTGAAGCTAAATTTTGGAATTTCGCATATACAATTCGATAATTCGGAGCCTATTTCTCCAACTCTAAATGCTTTGTATTCTCTTTTTGCTGAACAAAATTTTATGAAACTTTACAGAAAGAAGTATATAAATATTGGCCACGAATCGGAGATAATTAATGGATTTTTCTTGTCGGGAAATATAGAATTTTCCGATAGAAAAGCTTTGGAAAATACAAACAGTTTTACATTTCGAAATGTGCCCGACCGAAGCTATACTCAAAATGCTCCATGGGAAGATGTTTATTTTGATGCCGATTTTATTAATCATCAAGCATTTCTAATAAATATTAGTGCAAATTATACAATTAAACAAAAATTTGCAAGCCTGCCTTACAAAACCCGCTTAGGATCACGCTTTCCGCCAATCGGAATTTCATACACAAAAGCTTTTTCAGGCTTTTTGGGTAGCGATGCTAATTTCGATTTTATAAAGATCTATTCCAACTATTCAAAAATGTTTGGATTGTTTGGGCAAAGTCGGATAAGAATTACATATGGAAAGTTCCTGAATAGTGAAAAATTATATTTCAGCGATTATTTTCACTTTAGAGGCAACAAAACCATTTTTCATATGGAAGGAAAAAACTCTTTCCATTTGCTTGATTATTATAAATATAGCACAAATAATGAATACATTGAAGCCCACTATCAACATCATTTCAATGGATTTATTATTAACAAAATTCCTTGGGTCAGAAAAAGTAAATTCAGGATGCTTGCGGGTGCTCATTATCTTTATGAAAACATTGATACACAATATTTAGAACTAAATATCGGTATCAAAAACATTTTCAAATTCGGGCGTATTGATTTTGTAGCTGCTTTTGAACACAACAAAATTCTTTCAACCGGAATTACACTTGGATTTGGAATGTAGATTATTATTATAAAAGCTACTGCAATTTATGCTTTAGTTGATTTTCGTGAAATCCTCAAATCCAGAAAAGAAAATTTATATTCGACAAAGTTTCTCAGCTGCTCTTTCCATTGTTTCGTTCGACTTGGCAAAGCAAAATCGTAAAACTTTATTATCAAGATTTTCGCGATAGAAAACCGATATCGGAATAGAGGCGATGCCTATTTCTTTGGTCAGTCTTTCGGCAAATTTAGTGTCTTTTTCGTCAGTGATGTCTTTATAACCAAGAAGTTGGAAATATGTGCCATTCGATGGAAGTATTTCAAATCTCGAATTTTTCAAAAGTTTAATAAAATAATCTCTTTTCTTTTGATAGAAATTATTCAATTCTAAATACTCATTCTTATTGTCGAGAAATTCGGCTATAGCAAGTTGTATTGGGGTATTTGCTGCAAAAACTACAAATTGATGAATTTTTCTGAATTCCTTCATCAATCTTTCAGGGGCTACACAATAACCTAATTTCCAGCCTGTTGTGTGAAATGTTTTTCCGAACGATGATATGGCAAGACTACGCTCTGCAAGTTTTGGATATTTCGTTATGCTCAAATGTTCAATATTATCGAAAATAATATGTTCGTAAACCTCGTCGCTTAAAATAATTATATTGCTCCCTTGAGTAATTTTCTGCAACATTTTCATGTCTTCATCAGAAACGACACTACCGGTAGGATTATGAGGAGAATTAATAATTATCATTCGAGTTCGTGAAGTTATCATTTTCTGAACTTCGTCCCAATCGATATGAAAATCGGGATATTTTAGCTGAACAAAAACCGGTTGCCCACCATTTAGTTTTATTGCTGGAACATAACTGTCATAAGCCGGTTCAAAAACAATTACTTCGTCTCCTTCATTGACAAAGGCTGTTATTGCAGTGAAAAGAGCCTGTGTAGCTCCGGCAGTTATTGTGATTTCATTTGCAGGATTATATTTTGCCTGATATAAAAATTCAGTTTTTTCAGCAATTTTTTCACGAAGCTTCATTACTCCTTCCATAGGTGCATACTGATTGAAACCATCTCTCATATATTTGTTTACCAGATGAATAAGTTCAGATGAACAATTAAAATCGGGAAACCCTTGTGAAAGATTTATCGCATTATAATCGTTTGCCATTTTTGACATTATAGCGAAAATGCTTGTTCCAACATTTGCAAGTTTGCTTGACATTTATTATTAGTTTAAAATTTGGTCGGCAAAAGTAGTAAATTTTCAATATCAAATTTAAAATTTATAAAATTATGGAGTTTGAAAATTTAAATATATATGAGATGAAATTCTGTAATAAATAACTGATTGTTTGGATATTAATCAGAATAGCTTCTCCTTCCACTTTTTATTCTATAAAATTTTTGAGCTAACAATTTTGAAAATTCCCTTGCGCCGGCATCGTTCAAATGAATGAAATCGAAGGAATTACTTATGTAATATAAGGAAGGATATTTTTCTGCTCTTGCCAATTCTATACGGTTGTCATTTTCTATTTGCATGAACAAAGGAAATAATTCAAGATATTCCTCATTTTGCAGTCGGGGGGGCAAAACAAATATCAATTGTATTCCTTGTTTGTCCGATTTTTTAATGAGCTGGTTGATCTTTTCCAGAAAAACAGGATTGTATTCAGTATCCAACTCAAATGTTTCGAAAAATCGCTTGTTTGTTTTTCTATTGACAAACATCTGGTCGGAGTTTTTTAGAAATTTTCTTCTAATTGTACTAAACCTGTTTTTCCCTTTGGCAAGTTTGTCATACGATTGATAGCCGTCGTTTTCAGCAAGGCTACTATCATATTCTTTTGAATAATACCTTATAATATCTTTCACAAAATCTATTGAGAAAAGCTTTTCGGCAAAACTTATTAAATGATTATTCAAAGCATTATCTTTCTCCGCTTCCGACAAACTCGAATTATAAATACTTTTTAAGGTAAACCATAAATAGCCGGGCGAATACCAATACTTAATTCTGGTGGTGTGCATGTATTTTTCGTCTATTTGAATGATTGGCGAAAGGCAGAGAAAAACATATTCTACGCCAGGCAAACCTTCATCAAGCATTTTTTCATACAAGAAGAATTCCTCGGGCGGTACTAAAAGGTCAACACCAAAATTGTACGAATTCATCGTAATCCCGGCTGATTGGCACAGCTCATCGAAAACCTCCGGAACAAACCCTCGTGCTATATTGCTTGCACCGAAAAACAACATATTATGAGTTTCCGAATTCGATTTAATGTATTCGTACTTCGGCTGAAAACGAGTATTTCCCCAATAAAATGGAACTATGAACAAATACATCGTATAGTTTACTATTAAGAAAACTAAAAGTAGTAAAACTACCTTAAACCATATTTTTATTGATTTTTTAAAATTCAAAATATATAAATTCTTTTTCACCAAAAACTCCAAAATTGAATATTATGAAAATCATTATTACATAAATAGACCATCTGATAATTTGAGGTTTTTGTTTGATAAAATGTATTAGATTGTATTTGCTATGCAGAAATTCTGTAACAAACAGAAAAATAACCACAGCAAAACTTAATTGTAGATTTATTGATTTGGAAAAGTCGTTCACAAAGGAACTAATGTTGAATTCAGAAAAAGCACTATTTATTAAAATCATACTGTCATTCAGGTTTTTAGCACCAAAAAATAAAGTTGCAAAACTTACCATAAGCAAAACTGTTGCGATGGAAAGAATCCTAAACAGTCCGGGTACTTTCACTAATCCTACAAGTTTAAAAAGTTTCTGTCTGGTAGAATTTGTCCAAATTTCGAGCAATTGATAAAAACCATGAAGTGCCCCCCATATCACGAAAGTCCAATTTGCACCATGCCACAATCCGCTGATTAAGAATACAATAAAAATATTATAGTGCCAACGCCATTTCACAACACGACTTCCACCGAGCGGAATGTATAGATAATCTGTAAACCATTTAGTTAGCGAAATATGCCATCTTTTCCAAAAATCGTGGAATGATGTGGCAAATAGTGGAAGGTTGAAATTTTTAATTAAGTCGAATCCTAAGGCTCTTGCTGTTCCTCTTGCAATATCTGTATATCCCGAAAGGTCGGCATAGACCTGAATATGCAAAAATACCGAAGCTATCAAAACATGCAATCCTTGATATTCACCGGCATTTGTAAAAACATCTCCAACATACACTCCAAGACGGTCGGCAATTACAAGCTTTTTGAGAAATCCCCAAAGTACCAATCTCAATCCGCTCACTACCTGCGAATTGCTGAACGAAACAATTTTTGAAAACTGAGGTAAAAGTCTGGTTGAACGTTCGATA
Protein-coding sequences here:
- a CDS encoding PorP/SprF family type IX secretion system membrane protein codes for the protein MLLFCSNDSVAQNFYRYSNPEANELSINPAYTGIGKGTLIKFVSRRQWLNIEGAPKSSIFSYDTPMKNSGWSVMLISDNISIKKDLGIYGSFAHHLKYKFTNISFGAQLGVLNKNVQMSNLTLLSEIDPTFNNGLDVNAYAFNVGVGLLLHNEYYHLGLSIPRFLGNEYPGIEDNGMFALYIKTLHYHFTAGAKIKYKDKFSINPTLIYRNIQGTPKHWSMLTNAYFKGGFNLGIGIHSFDSFIFMAGYTYKKVLNINGAWDVTFSRISPSSTPFSFELVLSYLIISKQERFVSPRYF
- a CDS encoding carboxypeptidase-like regulatory domain-containing protein; translated protein: MKYITNLSCRFNQISILFCLIIILSIFSLQGQTGILKGKITNQNKEVLSYASVFIKKIGVGSVSSIDGNYAIKIPYGENEIEFSILGYKRQRIFIEIEKDTSILNISLDKETYILPEIVVGLNEDPAFEMIRQAIKAREKNLLASGTFEANIYSKGIYKLEHVSDSALGKALFDSTHTKEEALGIIYLSEAESKFSLKYPNKIKEEIVSSKVSGDSKGFSFNFSSFININLYRNLVVIPFDMSYRGFVSPISSSAMMYYRYRLVGSFIDGDFLVHKIELRPKRKIDRIFHGYFYLVEGLWCIHSADLIITEDAEIDFIDSIRINQEFHAANDSMWALQTQNYNFDFSFNLFGIEAEFNGHYLTIFNEYNWEPNFGKNFFDDELLKIDFESNKKDSSYWDKNRPVPLSEEEIENYIEFDSVEQRISSKEYLDSIDMKNNKFKIWNYLRKKYTYRDRYHKWKLAIGSPIQDVAFNTVQGVRLKIPLNFKQEFEKEEFYKHDFDFSYGFSNKLFGFNSFSEYFYERNSFAKLKLNFGISHIQFDNSEPISPTLNALYSLFAEQNFMKLYRKKYINIGHESEIINGFFLSGNIEFSDRKALENTNSFTFRNVPDRSYTQNAPWEDVYFDADFINHQAFLINISANYTIKQKFASLPYKTRLGSRFPPIGISYTKAFSGFLGSDANFDFIKIYSNYSKMFGLFGQSRIRITYGKFLNSEKLYFSDYFHFRGNKTIFHMEGKNSFHLLDYYKYSTNNEYIEAHYQHHFNGFIINKIPWVRKSKFRMLAGAHYLYENIDTQYLELNIGIKNIFKFGRIDFVAAFEHNKILSTGITLGFGM
- a CDS encoding thymidylate synthase; the encoded protein is MKQYIDLLKHVLDKGINKGDRTGTGTKSVFGYQMRFDLQKGFPLLTTKKLHLRSIIYELLWFFSGNTNIKYLNDNKVKIWNEWADNNGDLGKIYGYQWRSWSCPENKHIDQISNLIEELKSNPNSRRHIVSAWNVGDLDNMALPPCHIIFQFYVANNKLSCQLYQRSADIFLGVPFNVASYAMLTMMIAQVCNYELGEFIHTFGDAHIYLNHLEQAKMQISRSPRHLPSMKINKKVNNIFEFKYEDFNLENYDPHPHIRADISI
- a CDS encoding methionine aminotransferase, which produces MSSKLANVGTSIFAIMSKMANDYNAINLSQGFPDFNCSSELIHLVNKYMRDGFNQYAPMEGVMKLREKIAEKTEFLYQAKYNPANEITITAGATQALFTAITAFVNEGDEVIVFEPAYDSYVPAIKLNGGQPVFVQLKYPDFHIDWDEVQKMITSRTRMIIINSPHNPTGSVVSDEDMKMLQKITQGSNIIILSDEVYEHIIFDNIEHLSITKYPKLAERSLAISSFGKTFHTTGWKLGYCVAPERLMKEFRKIHQFVVFAANTPIQLAIAEFLDNKNEYLELNNFYQKKRDYFIKLLKNSRFEILPSNGTYFQLLGYKDITDEKDTKFAERLTKEIGIASIPISVFYRENLDNKVLRFCFAKSNETMERAAEKLCRI
- a CDS encoding OmpA family protein, producing MKIIRYIIIVLLIISGSYFSFGQKRQLKKANYFYSNYEYTKAIKFYKDYVSQKHDIKAIINLANCYRLTGNTIEAERLYDIVVKSKEALPLHLFYFAEVLKKNEKYIDAKNRYLEYYAAVPEDKNVKELIKSCEIFEEYITDTAMYKIYNLNINTPQSDFAPAFYNKGLVYVSSRLQDNQSEKNYGWLDEPFLDIFYSKSGFKDKYREPVSLAIGSVNARFHEGPVAFTNNEETIYFTRSSYMNDKTHSSISGENTLNIYKGSKKDNIWTDIQIFEFNSDESNIGHPALSKDGKKIYFISDMPGGFGGTDIYVSQKLGFIWTKPVNLGSEINTAGNEMFPFIHNEGSLYFSSDGHGGLGGLDIFVSSFNGFKWEPPRNMRTPFNSSKDDFSYIINSDNNEGFFASNRDGGKGGDDIYHFIRNTDALNILRGIVVNAANGQPINDVKVILKDFVTSDKLNKSDVDGKFNFLIEPNTDYKIIVSKDGYNTKTVVHYSDENKNIKEPFYQIELESAIWLNLEGKVSNYESKKPIGQVTIQLENKTYGITSEMVTGNDGEFEFGLDPESQYVIVLLKDGYFTERENLSTMGKMESEIFRFDLFLGLRPIDMESTMELKNIFYSLNSWELNSSSKTECEILVELLSNNPTISIELQSHTDSRGSDSFNKELSQKRAQSVVDYVVSRGIARSRLVPKGYGETRLRNHCSNDILCPDKLHQQNRRTEFVIIGQ
- a CDS encoding MBOAT family protein is translated as MLFNSIEFIIFFPLVFIAYYSMPHKFRWLLLLAASYYFYMCWRVEYILLIVASTVVDYFAAIHMHKSKTKKQKKAFLLLSLFVNLGLLFGFKYFNFLNDSFREVFNYYNLFYDVPAFNVLLPVGISFYTFQTLSYSIDVYRGRTKPERHFGRFALYVSFFPQLVAGPIERSTRLLPQFSKIVSFSNSQVVSGLRLVLWGFLKKLVIADRLGVYVGDVFTNAGEYQGLHVLIASVFLHIQVYADLSGYTDIARGTARALGFDLIKNFNLPLFATSFHDFWKRWHISLTKWFTDYLYIPLGGSRVVKWRWHYNIFIVFLISGLWHGANWTFVIWGALHGFYQLLEIWTNSTRQKLFKLVGLVKVPGLFRILSIATVLLMVSFATLFFGAKNLNDSMILINSAFSEFNISSFVNDFSKSINLQLSFAVVIFLFVTEFLHSKYNLIHFIKQKPQIIRWSIYVIMIFIIFNFGVFGEKEFIYFEF
- a CDS encoding dihydrofolate reductase is translated as MKNISIIVAAAENNAIGKDNKLLCYIFDDLKRFKQLTTGHKILMGKKTYESLPKGALPNRTNIVITDSANEKIEGCVMAYSITEAIELCDDTKENFIIGGGSIYSQFMEHANKLYITRIHKSFDADTFFPEINHNDWNLCSTESYEASEKNECDYSYLIYERKNKMI